In one window of Strigops habroptila isolate Jane unplaced genomic scaffold, bStrHab1.2.pri NW_022045584.1_ctg1, whole genome shotgun sequence DNA:
- the GYS1 gene encoding glycogen [starch] synthase, muscle isoform X1 — MPLSRSVSVSSLPGLEEWGGSGAPENVVLFEVAWEVANKVGGIYTVLQTKARVTADEWGESYVLVGPYVESSVRTQVELLEPPQPALRRTLAAMNAQGCKVHFGRWLIEGSPAVVLLDVGATAWSLERWKGELWESCAIGVPWYDREANDAVLFGFLVAWFLGEFAAQSEERPFIVGHFHEWLSGLGLVLSRARRLPVATIFTTHATLLGRYLCAGSVDFYNNLHSFDVDKEAGERQIYHRYCLERAAAHCAHVLTTVSHVTAAEAEHLLKRKPDLVTPNGLNVRKFSAMHEFQNLHAQSKARVQEFVRGHFYGHLDFDLDKTLFFFIAGRYEFSNKGADIFLEALARLNYLLRVNGSEVTVVAFFIMPARTNNFNVESLKGQAVRKQLWDTANTVKEKFGKKLYESLLVGNLPDMNKMLDREDFTMMKRAIFATQRQSFPPVCTHNMLDDATDPILTTIRRIGLFNSSNDRVKIIFHPEFLSSTSPLLPVDYEEFVRGCHLGVFPSYYEPWGYTPAECTVMGIPSVSTNLSGFGCFMEEHIADPSAYGIYIVDRRFRAPEESCAQLTAFLYGFCQQSRRQRIVQRNRTERLSDLLDWKYLGRYYTFARRMALAKAFPENFTYDPPEAAAGFRYPRPASVPPSPALSRLSSPRHSDEEDERYDEEEEAAKDRVNIRRPPSPPGLPTRN; from the exons ATGCCGCTGTCCCGCAGCGTCTCGGTGAGCTCCCTGCCGGGGCTGGAGGAGTGGGGGGGCTCCGGCGCCCCCGAGAACGTCGTCCTCTTCGAGGTGGCCTGGGAGGTGGCCAACAAGG TGGGAGGCATTTACACGGTGCTGCAGACCAAGGCGCGGGTGACGGCGGATGAGTGGGGCGAGAGCTACGTGCTGGTGGGGCCCTACGTGGAGAGCAGCGTCCGCACCCaggtggagctgctggagccgCCGCAGCCCGCCCTGCGCCGCACCCTGGCCGCCATGAACGCGCAGGGCTGCAAG GTGCACTTCGGGCGCTGGCTCATCGAGGGCAGCCCGGCCGTGGTGCTCCTGGACGTGGGGGCCACGGCCTGGAGCCTGGAGCGCTGGAAGGGGGAGCTGTGGGAGAGCTGCGCCATCGGGGTGCCCTGGTACGACCGCGAGGCCAACGACGCCGTCCTCTTCGGCTTCCTCGTCGCCTGGTTCCTCGGCGAG TTCGCGGCGCAGAGCGAGGAGCGCCCGTTCATCGTGGGGCACTTCCACGAGTGGCTGtcggggctggggctggtgctgagccgCGCGCGGCGCCTGCCGGTCGCCACCATCTTCACCACGCACGCCACGCTGCTGGGCCGCTACCTCTGCGCCGGCAGCGTCGACTTCTACAACAACCTGCACAGC TTCGACGTGGACAAGGAGGCGGGCGAGCGGCAGATCTACCACCGGTACTGCCTGGAGCGCGCGGCCGCGCACTGCGCCCACGTCCTCACCACCGTGTCCCACGTCACCGCCGCCGAGGCCGAGCACCTCCTCAAGCGCAAACccg accTGGTGACCCCCAACGGGCTGAACGTGCGCAAGTTCTCGGCCATGCACGAGTTCCAGAACCTGCACGCTCAGAGCAAGGCGCGGGTGCAGGAGTTCGTGCGGGGGCACTTCTATGG GCACCTGGATTTCGACCTGGACAAgacccttttcttcttcatcgCGGGGCGCTACGAGTTCTCCAACAAGGGAGCAGACATCTTCCTGGAGGCGCTGGCGCGGCTCAACTACCTGCTGAGG GTGAACGGCAGCGAGGTGACGGTGGTGGCGTTCTTCATCATGCCGGCCCGCACCAACAACTTCAACGTGGAGTCGCTCAAGGGCCAGGCCGTGCGCAAGCAGCTCTG GGACACGGCCAACACCGTGAAGGAGAAGTTTGGGAAGAAGCTCTACGAGTCGCTGCTGGT TGGGAATCTCCCGGACATGAACAAGATGCTGGACCGGGAGGACTTCACCATGATGAAACGAGCCATCTTTGCCACCCAG cgTCAATCCTTCCCCCCCGTGTGCACCCACAACATGTTGGACGATGCCACCGATCCCATCCTGACCACGATCCGGCGCATCGGGCTCTTCAACAGCAGCAACGACAGGGTCAAG ATCATTTTCCACCCCGAGTTCCTGTCCTccaccagccccctcctgcccGTGGACTACGAGGAGTTCGTGCGGGGCTGTCACTTGGGGGTCTTCCCCTCCTACTACGAGCCCTGGGGGTACACCCCAG CTGAGTGCACGGTCATGGGCATCCCCAGCGTCTCCACCAACCTCTCGGGCTTCGGGTGCTTCATGGAGGAGCACATCGCAGACCCCTCGGCCTATG GGATCTACATCGTGGACCGGCGGTTCCGGGCTCCGGAGGAGTCGTGCGCGCAGCTCACGGCGTTCCTGTACGGCTTCTGCCAGCAGAGCCGGCGGCAGCGCATCGTGCAGCGCAACCGCACCGAGCGCCTCTCCGACCTGCTCGACTGGAAGTACCTGGGCAGG taTTACACCTTCGCCCGGCGCATGGCGCTGGCCAAGGCCTTCCCTGAGAACTTCACCTACGACCCCCCCGAGGCTGCAGCC GGTTTCCGGTACCCGCGCCCGGCCTCGGTGCCCCCGTCCCCGGCCCTCTCCCGCCTCTCCAGCCCCCGGCACAGTGACGAGGAGGACGAACGTTACGACGAGGAGGAAGAAGCCGCCAAGGACCGAGTCAACATCCGGCGCCCCCCGAGCCCCCCCGGGCTCCCCACCAGGAACTga
- the GYS1 gene encoding glycogen [starch] synthase, muscle isoform X2 → MPLSRSVSVSSLPGLEEWGGSGAPENVVLFEVAWEVANKVGGIYTVLQTKARVTADEWGESYVLVGPYVESSVRTQVELLEPPQPALRRTLAAMNAQGCKVHFGRWLIEGSPAVVLLDVGATAWSLERWKGELWESCAIGVPWYDREANDAVLFGFLVAWFLGEFAAQSEERPFIVGHFHEWLSGLGLVLSRARRLPVATIFTTHATLLGRYLCAGSVDFYNNLHSFDVDKEAGERQIYHRYCLERAAAHCAHVLTTVSHVTAAEAEHLLKRKPDLVTPNGLNVRKFSAMHEFQNLHAQSKARVQEFVRGHFYGHLDFDLDKTLFFFIAGRYEFSNKGADIFLEALARLNYLLRVNGSEVTVVAFFIMPARTNNFNVESLKGQAVRKQLWDTANTVKEKFGKKLYESLLVGNLPDMNKMLDREDFTMMKRAIFATQRQSFPPVCTHNMLDDATDPILTTIRRIGLFNSSNDRVKIIFHPEFLSSTSPLLPVDYEEFVRGCHLGVFPSYYEPWGYTPAECTVMGIPSVSTNLSGFGCFMEEHIADPSAYEPAAAHRAAQPHRAPLRPARLEVPGQVLHLRPAHGAGQGLP, encoded by the exons ATGCCGCTGTCCCGCAGCGTCTCGGTGAGCTCCCTGCCGGGGCTGGAGGAGTGGGGGGGCTCCGGCGCCCCCGAGAACGTCGTCCTCTTCGAGGTGGCCTGGGAGGTGGCCAACAAGG TGGGAGGCATTTACACGGTGCTGCAGACCAAGGCGCGGGTGACGGCGGATGAGTGGGGCGAGAGCTACGTGCTGGTGGGGCCCTACGTGGAGAGCAGCGTCCGCACCCaggtggagctgctggagccgCCGCAGCCCGCCCTGCGCCGCACCCTGGCCGCCATGAACGCGCAGGGCTGCAAG GTGCACTTCGGGCGCTGGCTCATCGAGGGCAGCCCGGCCGTGGTGCTCCTGGACGTGGGGGCCACGGCCTGGAGCCTGGAGCGCTGGAAGGGGGAGCTGTGGGAGAGCTGCGCCATCGGGGTGCCCTGGTACGACCGCGAGGCCAACGACGCCGTCCTCTTCGGCTTCCTCGTCGCCTGGTTCCTCGGCGAG TTCGCGGCGCAGAGCGAGGAGCGCCCGTTCATCGTGGGGCACTTCCACGAGTGGCTGtcggggctggggctggtgctgagccgCGCGCGGCGCCTGCCGGTCGCCACCATCTTCACCACGCACGCCACGCTGCTGGGCCGCTACCTCTGCGCCGGCAGCGTCGACTTCTACAACAACCTGCACAGC TTCGACGTGGACAAGGAGGCGGGCGAGCGGCAGATCTACCACCGGTACTGCCTGGAGCGCGCGGCCGCGCACTGCGCCCACGTCCTCACCACCGTGTCCCACGTCACCGCCGCCGAGGCCGAGCACCTCCTCAAGCGCAAACccg accTGGTGACCCCCAACGGGCTGAACGTGCGCAAGTTCTCGGCCATGCACGAGTTCCAGAACCTGCACGCTCAGAGCAAGGCGCGGGTGCAGGAGTTCGTGCGGGGGCACTTCTATGG GCACCTGGATTTCGACCTGGACAAgacccttttcttcttcatcgCGGGGCGCTACGAGTTCTCCAACAAGGGAGCAGACATCTTCCTGGAGGCGCTGGCGCGGCTCAACTACCTGCTGAGG GTGAACGGCAGCGAGGTGACGGTGGTGGCGTTCTTCATCATGCCGGCCCGCACCAACAACTTCAACGTGGAGTCGCTCAAGGGCCAGGCCGTGCGCAAGCAGCTCTG GGACACGGCCAACACCGTGAAGGAGAAGTTTGGGAAGAAGCTCTACGAGTCGCTGCTGGT TGGGAATCTCCCGGACATGAACAAGATGCTGGACCGGGAGGACTTCACCATGATGAAACGAGCCATCTTTGCCACCCAG cgTCAATCCTTCCCCCCCGTGTGCACCCACAACATGTTGGACGATGCCACCGATCCCATCCTGACCACGATCCGGCGCATCGGGCTCTTCAACAGCAGCAACGACAGGGTCAAG ATCATTTTCCACCCCGAGTTCCTGTCCTccaccagccccctcctgcccGTGGACTACGAGGAGTTCGTGCGGGGCTGTCACTTGGGGGTCTTCCCCTCCTACTACGAGCCCTGGGGGTACACCCCAG CTGAGTGCACGGTCATGGGCATCCCCAGCGTCTCCACCAACCTCTCGGGCTTCGGGTGCTTCATGGAGGAGCACATCGCAGACCCCTCGGCCTATG AGCCGGCGGCAGCGCATCGTGCAGCGCAACCGCACCGAGCGCCTCTCCGACCTGCTCGACTGGAAGTACCTGGGCAGG taTTACACCTTCGCCCGGCGCATGGCGCTGGCCAAGGCCTTCCCTGA
- the LOC115602894 gene encoding LOW QUALITY PROTEIN: cathepsin D-like (The sequence of the model RefSeq protein was modified relative to this genomic sequence to represent the inferred CDS: deleted 1 base in 1 codon): MGGPALGRLLLLVTGAGAMLRIPLERGPWVPPKFWGDWGGPRSRSGGGAAAAPTRLHNYMDAQFYGTVSLGTPPQHFRVIFDTGSADLWVPSSRCCLLYLACWLHPHYQPTLSCTHRPNGSAFAISYGSGSLRGFLSEDTLTVSNVSVPGQTFAEAVALPGLAFAAARFDGVLGLAYPGAAAGPARPVFDNMMHNRLFSSNVFSFRLRSGADEGDGGELLLGGIDEEQFEGPLHYIPVSRRSYWQLHMERVSVGAPGAVGCRDPPLCRGGCEAIVDTGTSLITGPSQDVDTLQRALGGTRVLGGQYLLDCDKVPSLPNITFVLGGHEFTLGPQHYVLQVSQWGSPTCVSGFMALDVPPPAGPLWILGDVFLTRHYAVFDRDHDRVGLAPSK, from the exons ATGGGGGGTCCCGCGCTCGGGcgcctcctgctgctggtgacTGGAGCCGGCGCGATGCTGCG catccccctgGAGCGGGGTCCCTGGGTCCCCCCCAAGTTCTGGGGGGACTGGGGGGGCCCCCGAAGCCGGAGCGGGGGAGGGGCGGCCGCGGCCCCCACGCGCCTGCACAACTACATGGAT gctcAGTTCTACGGCACCGTGTccctggggacc cccccccagcacttTCGGGTCATCTTCGACACCGGCTCCGCCGACCTCTGGGTGCCCTCGTCCCGCTGCTGCCTGCTCTACCTGGCCTGCT GGCTGCACCCCCATTACCAGCCCACGCTCTCCTGCACCCACCGGCCCAATGGCTCCGCCTTCGCCATCAGCTACGGCAGCGGCAGCCTCCGGGGCTTCCTCAGCGAGGACACGCTGACG GTGTCCAACGTGTCGGTGCCGGGGCAGACGTTCGCCGAGGCCGTGGCTCTGCCGGGCCTGGCCTTCGCGGCGGCACGCTTCGAcggggtgctggggctggcgTACCCCGGTGCTGCCGCCGGCCCCGCGCGGCCCGTCTTCGACAACATGATGCACAACCGGCTCTTCAGCAGCAACGTCTTCTCCTTCCGCCTCCGCAG tggggcagATGAGGGCGACGGGGGGGAGCTGCTGTTGGGGGGCATCGACGAGGAGCAGTTCGAGGGGCCCCTCCACTACATCCCGGTGTCGCGCCGCAGCTACTGGCAGCTGCACATGGAGAG GGTGTCTGTGGGCGCACCTGGGGCCGTGGGGTGCCGGGACCCCCCCCTGTGCCGGGGGGGCTGCGAGGCCATCGTGGACACGGGCACGTCCCTCATCACCGGCCCCAGCCAGGACGTGGACACTCTGCAGCGAGCCCTGGGGGGCACCCGCGTCCTGGGGGGGCAG TACCTGCTGGACTGTGACAAGGTCCCGTCTCTGCCCAACATCACCTTTGTCCTGGGGGGGCACGAGTTCACCCTCGGCCCCCAACACTACGTGCTGCAG GTCTCCCAGTGGGGGTCCCCCACCTGTGTCAGCGGGTTCATGGCTCTCGATGTCCCCCCCCCGGCGGGTCCCCTCTGGATCCTGGGGGACGTTTTCCTTACGCGCCATTACGCCGTGTTCGACCGGGACCACGACCGCGTGGGGCTGGCACCCAGCAAGTGA
- the LOC115602917 gene encoding potassium voltage-gated channel subfamily C member 1-like, producing the protein MGWQAERDKVVINVGGVRHETYRSTLQTLPGTRLAGLAEPGAAARFDYDPSAGEFFFDRHPAVFAYVLNYYRTGKLHCPADVCGPLFEEELAFWGIDETDVEACCWMNYRQHRDAEEALDSFETPEEPGPPEPAEPKRLCLEEGRPAGWWRRWRPKLWALFEDPYSSKMARYVAFASLFFILISITTFCLETHEAFNRIINKTETVPMANGTQWTQVALEVETEPFLTYVEGTCVVWFTFEFLMRVSFCPDKRDFVKSSLNIIDFVAILPFYLEVGLRGLSSKAAKDVLGFLRVVRFVRILRIFKLTRHFVGLRVLGHTLRASTNEFLLLIIFLALGVLIFATMIYYAERIGADPDDVTGSRHTYFKNIPIGFWWAVVTMTTLGYGDMYPMTWSGMLVGALCALAGVLTIAMPVPVIVNNFGMYYSLAMAKQKLPKKKNKHIPRPPQPGSPGYGAPGAPHSSPGSPPRPHRRGPPCPLAQEEVVDINRAEARPNGAAALAQEDCPPIDQPLSPEDRGGGTGPTGPPQTAATGGGGRERCGRDRACFLLGPDYAPPPRGLCRKRSSPPEPSPGVAGYEKSRSLNSITGVRVAPAAPPFGSPGPPRRPRSPIPSIPTGGGWAPPPPSPLSLPPTPPPSGGQLISGNSGGGLKMAFGGPPPEVTGTGVGVGGPPPMTVNGGEGVPPPTSPHWLHCTLCPPPFVCPPQYGSLRPPPMGGCGVCPPPHDLSGLGEPPPPPNCVIHGPSPPFVTLVCVSPPPLGAPPPRAITGALHPPRDWGSRPHCEARLRCHGDGARPDPCCEARLCFHSNRARPDPFSEARLCFHGDESRPDPYCEARLGFHSNWTRPGFVSMVTGVGLTLTARPGLVSIATGIGQALFPR; encoded by the exons ATGGGCTGGCAAGCGGAACGCGACAAGGTGGTCATCAACGTCGGCGGCGTGCGGCACGAGACGTACCGCAGCACCCTGCAGACGCTGCCCGGGACCCGCCTCGCCGGTTTGGCCGagcccggcgccgccgcccgctTCGATTACGACCCTTCGGCGGGAGAGTTCTTCTTCGACCGGCACCCGGCCGTGTTCGCCTACGTGCTCAACTACTACCGCACCGGGAAGCTGCACTGCCCCGCCGACGTGTGCGGGCCCCTCTTCGAGGAGGAACTGGCCTTTTGGGGCATCGACGAGACGGACGTGGAGGCGTGCTGCTGGATGAACTACCGCCAGCACCGCGACGCCGAGGAGGCGCTCGACAGCTTCGAGACCCCCGAGGAGCCCGGGCCCCCGGAGCCGGCCGAGCCCAAGAGGCTGTGCCTGGAGGAGGGGCGGCCCGCGGGGTGGTGGCGCCGCTGGAGGCCGAAGCTCTGGGCCTTGTTCGAGGATCCCTACTCCTCGAAGATGGCGAGG TACGTCGCCTTCGCCTCCCTCTTCTTCATCCTCATCTCCATCACCACGTTCTGCCTGGAGACCCACGAGGCCTTCAACCGCATCATCAACAAGACCGAGACCGTGCCCATGGCCAACGGCACCCAATGGACGCAGGTGGCGCTGGAGGTGGAGACCGAGCCCTTCCTCACGTACGTGGAGGGCACGTGCGTGGTGTGGTTCACCTTCGAGTTCCTCATGAGGGTCAGTTTCTGCCCGGATAAACGGGATTTCGTCAAGAGCAGCTTGAACATCATCGATTTCGTGGCCATTTTACCCTTTTACCTCGAGGTCGGGCTTCGGGGTCTCTCATCCAAAGCAGCCAAAGACGTTTTGGGGTTCCTGCGCGTCGTTCGCTTCGTGAGGATCCTGCGGATCTTCAAGCTGACGCGACACTTCGTGGGGCTGCGGGTGCTGGGCCACACGTTACGCGCCAGCACCAACGAGTTCCTGCTGCTCATCATCTTCCTGGCTTTGGGCGTCCTCATCTTCGCCACCATGATCTACTACGCCGAGCGCATCGGCGCCGACCCCGACGACGTTACCGGCAGCCGCCACACCTACTTCAAGAACATCCCCATCGGGTTCTGGTGGGCCGTGGTCACCATGACCACGCTGGGCTACGGGGACATGTACCCCATGACGTGGTCGGGGATGCTGGTGGGCGCCCTGTGCGCCTTGGCCGGGGTGCTCACCATCGCCATGCCCGTGCCCGTCATCGTCAACAACTTCGGCATGTACTACTCCTTGGCCATGGCCAAGCAGAAGCTGCCCAAGAAGAAGAACAAACACATTCCCAGGCCCCCCCAACCGGGATCGCCGGGATACGGAGCTCCCGGCGCGCCCCACAGCTCCCCCGGcagccccccccggccccaccgCAGGGGTCCCCCCTGCCCCCTGGcgcaggaggaggtggtggaCATCAACCGTGCCG agGCACGTCCCAACGGGGCGGCGGCACTGGCGCAGGAGGATTGTCCCCCCATTGACCAGCCCCTGTCCCCCGAGGACCGAGGGGGGGGGACGGGGCCAACGGGACCCCCCCAAACAGCAGCAACCGGAGGGGGGGGCCGGGAGCGCTGCGGCCGGGACAGAGCCTGTTTCCTGCTGGGCCCCGACTAcgcgccccccccccggggACTCTGCAGGAAG CGCTCGTCACCGCCCGAGCCCTCACCGGGAGTCGCAG GCTATGAGAAGTCACGGAGCCTCAACAGCATCACGGGGGTGCGCGTGGCTCCGGCCGCCCCCCCCTTCGGCTCCCCCGGTCCCCCCCGGCGCCCCCgctcccccatcccctccatcccaACCGGGGGGGGgtgggcccccccccccccctcccccctttccctgccccccacccccccccccagtggGGGGCAACTCATCAGTGGCAATTCAGGGGGGGGGCTCAAAATGGCGTTTGGGGGACCCCCCCCCGAAGTGACTGGAACTGGGGTGGGGGTAGGGGGCCCCCCCCCAATGACTGTGAATGGGGGTGagggggtgcccccccccacGTCACCCCATTGGCTGCACTGCACTTTGTGTCCCCCCCCCTTTGTGTGTCCCCCCCAATACGGGAGCCTCCGACCCCCACCCatgggggggtgtggggtgtgtccccccccccatgaTCTCTCAGGACTTGGGgagccccctcccccccccaactgTGTCATTCATGGCCCCTCGCCCCCATTTGTCACCCTCgtgtgtgtgtcccctcccCCCCTCGGGGCTCCCCCCCCCAGAGCAATAACTGGAGCCCTCCACCCCCCCCGAGATTGGGGGTCCCGGCCCCACTGCGAGGCCAGGCTGCGTTGCCATGGCGATGGGGCTAGGCCCGACCCCTGCTGCGAGGCCAGGCTGTGTTTCCATAGCAACAGGGCTAGGCCCGACCCCTTCTCCGAGGCCAGGCTCTGTTTCCATGGTGATGAGAGTAGGCCTGACCCTTACTGCGAGGCCAGGCTTGGTTTCCATAGCAACTGGACTAGGCCAGGCTTCGTTTCCATGGTGACAGGAGTAGGCCTGACCCTTACTGCGAGGCCAGGCTTGGTTTCCATAGCAACTGGAATAGGCCAGGCTCTGTTTCCACGGTGA